A genomic stretch from Podospora pseudoanserina strain CBS 124.78 chromosome 3, whole genome shotgun sequence includes:
- a CDS encoding hypothetical protein (EggNog:ENOG503PI8G) has product MSIIQILGQVSRRWLTSSCWCCLSTPTPTLPPSRRLQILGQRNPASSVTQTFMAYPREVLYQARSAAARLNDQLDFDFHNVFHAIFKVSVCTQNTYRYSPEYDHAWGPTAGVPWQIVSDTMFGLGNNWRSTDNRIDAHLRIYCNDGARYEHSANGQLWDTVEHFYRPAGDGGVHACQEQTFHRCYVTHLHQLGDTGERVRRAILLRHGHPSKPVERPRPAGPVPTPRTIDRAQMAYGRERERERERERERERERDDMHNLPVFSLGLEQMPVQTLFHEWMHAMPFLGQDYPDARGMSGSWDYVITLFIEQALHVPEAYTYLGLWAALADLSPSGYLDANGRGGGYTIDRFWGIRPEETK; this is encoded by the exons ATGTCGATAATCCAGATTCTTGGTCAGGTCTCAAGGAGATGGCTCACCTCATCctgttggtgctgcttgTCAACACCTACGCCTACGCTGCCTCCCAGCCGGCGGCTACAGATACTGGGTCAACGAAACCCAGCCTCCAGCGTGACCCAAACTTTCATGGCCTACCCGCGCGAGGTCCTCTACCAAGCCCGCAGCGCCGCCGCTCGCCTCAACGATCAGCTCGACTTCGACTTCCACAACGTCTTCCACGCCATCTTCAAGGTCAGCGTCTGCACCCAAAACACCTACCGCTACTCCCCCGAGTACGACCACGCCTGGGGTCCCACCGCAGGCGTCCCTTGGCAAATAGTATCAGACACCATGTTCGGCCTGGGCAACAACTGGCGCTCCACAGACAACCGCATTGACGCCCACCTCCGCATCTACTGCAACGACGGCGCCAGATACGAACACTCGGCCAACGGCCAGCTCTGGGACACCGTCGAGCACTTCTACCGCCCCGCCGGCGACGGCGGAGTCCACGCCTGCCAGGAGCAAACCTTCCACCGTTGCTACGTGACCCACCTTCATCAACTGGGCGATACTGGAGAACGTGTCCGACGTGCCATTTTACTCCGTCATGGACATCCGTCAAAACCTGTGGAACGTCCTCGGCCAGCTGGACCAGTCCCAACTCCGAGGACTATCGATCGGGCTCAGATGGCGtatgggagagagagagagagagagagagagagagagagagagagagagagagagagagatgacATGCATAACCTGCCGGTTTTCTCCCTCGGGCTGGAGCAGATGCCCGTCCAGACGCTGTTCCACGAGTGGATGCACGCCATGCCGTTTCTCGGGCAGGATTATCCAGACGCCCGAGGTATGAGCGGGAGTTGGGACTATGTGATCACTCTGTTCATAGAGCAAGCGTTGCATGTTCCAGAGGCCTACA CATATCTCGGCCTCTGGGCTGCCCTTGCTGACCTGAGCCCAAGCGGTTACCTGGACGCCAATGGCAGGGGAGGTGGATACACAATCGACCGCTTCTGGGGCATACGGCCTGAGGAAACCAAATAG
- the SFH1 gene encoding Chromatin structure remodeling complex protein sfh1 (COG:B; COG:K; EggNog:ENOG503NX1J), whose amino-acid sequence MALRSESQQAILSSLAPRLRTYQNALIQPVIPSAVPANPLSRTTKRGTTIINYAEDGYDDYDDDDDDNRRRPTGLRSLRRDDSASKVDPSEKVGKEAVAPVEMQGIWRDWMNRTRRADAQNYAQACLPLTLIPIRIDLDIPSYTPPPALPVGGHADPNHPFFKPQEPTVPYRLRDTFMWNLHETVITTDQFATTLVQDLDLPNRAQTISEISKQIRTQLEEYAGVALHPLFHSHSSRPNAEPLKASIRVESATPAPQNLATSSLSRADTPHVPVTPSKLGNAPATPGAISEGEGVTASATPLETSADSYESPDDTYRCIVSLNINLSSQVYTDKFEWSLLHPPGTAELFAKQTCSDLGLSGEWVPAMTHAIYEAVLRLKKEACESGGLVAGWVGASSALTASGGVLPPGGVIEFPNDAVNPSGAGAGWRYDPDGLAESWGPRLEYLSKEEIEKREGDRERQIRRLRRETARFSSNTGLGAGGVPVGFGFTGLIEQDAEERMGRGERSKKKKRFRSLSPVGRAGTPGGYRGTPDATSGAGGYGGGGTLTEHERNTWRCSHCKVWGTSVWAVRDGPYGPRSLCNNCGFMFERDRKLPRFTLNLHLGDAKPL is encoded by the exons ATGGCTTTGCGGTCCGAGTCGCAACAGGCGATACTCTCGTCTTTGGCCCCTCGCTTGCGCACCTACCAGAATGCTCTGATCCAGCCTGTGATTCCCAGCGCCGTGCCGGCGAATCCTCTGTCGCGAACCACCAAGCGAGGAACGACTATAATCAACTATGCCGAGGATGGGTACGATGAttacgacgatgatgacgacgacaaccgTCGCCGACCTACCGGTTTGCGCAGCCTCCGTCGCGACGACAGCGCCTCCAAAGTAGACCCCAGCGAAAAGGTCGGCAAGGAAGCTGTCGCCCCAGTTGAGATGCAGGGCATCTGGCGCGACTGGATGAACAGGACGCGCCGGGCAGATGCCCAAAACTATGCCCAGGCTTGTCTCCCGCTGACGCTGATCCCGATTCGCATCGATCTCGACATTCCAAGCTACACACCCCCGCCTGCCCTGCCCGTCGGTGGCCATGCCGACCCAAAtcaccccttcttcaaacCCCAAGAACCAACAGTGCCTTACCGTCTACGCGACACCTTCATGTGGAATCTGCACGAGACAGTCATCACAACTGACCAGTTTGCCACCACCTTGGTTCAGGACCTCGATCTCCCCAACCGTGCCCAGACCATTTCAGAAATCAGCAAGCAGATTCGGACACAGCTTGAAGAATATGCCGGTGTTGCGCTTCATCCTCTTTTCCACTCGCACAGTTCACGACCCAACGCCGAGCCCTTAAAAGCTTCGATCCGTGTCGAGTCGGCCACTCCGGCCCCTCAAAACCTTGCAACCTCTTCCCTCAGCCGAGCCGATACCCCCCACGTTCCCGTGACACCGTCCAAGTTGGGGAATGCCCCAGCGACGCCGGGCGCGATAtctgaaggagaaggcgtgACCGCCAGCGCTACCCCGCTTGAAACGTCAGCTGATAGCTACGAGAGCCCCGACGATACCTATAGATGCATCGTCAGCCTTAACATCAACTTGTCGTCACAGGTGTACACGGACAAGTTTGAGTGGTCGCTGCTGCACCCGCCGGGAACGGCCGAGCTCTTCGCCAAGCAGACCTGTAGTGACTTGGGTTTGTCTGGCGAATGGGTGCCGGCCATGACGCATGCCATATATGAGGCTGTCCTACGTCTCAAGAAGGAAGCTTGCGAGTCGGGTGGTTTGGTTGCGGGCTGGGTTGGCGCCTCGTCTGCTCTCACTGCCAGCGGTGGTGTCCTGCCTCCAGGAGGAGTGATTGAGTTCCCGAATGACGCTGTCAACCCCAGCGGCGCAGGTGCTGGCTGGCGCTATGATCCTGACGGTCTTGCCGAATCCTGGGGCCCTCGTTTGGAGTATCtcagcaaggaggagattgagaaaCGGGAAGGTGACCGGGAGCGCCAGATTCGTCGGCTGAGGAGAGAGACCGCGCGCTTCAGCAGTAATACTGGGCTGGGCGCCGGTGGCGTGCCCGTTGGCTTCGGCTTCACCGGACTTATAGAGCAAgatgcggaggagaggatggggagaggtgaaaggagcaaaaagaagaagcgcTTCAGGAGTCTGTCGCCGGTCGGCCGAGCGGGCACTCCCGGTGGATATAGGGGTACTCCAGATGCCACGAGCGGTGCTGGAGGTTACGGGGGTGGCGGAACACTTACTGAGCATGAGAGGAACACTTGGCGGTGCTCCCACTGCAAGGTTTGGGGGACAAGTGTTTGGGCTGTCCGGGATGGTCCTTATGGGCCAAGG TCTCTTTGCAACAACTGCGGGTTCATGTTTGAGCGCGATCGCAAGCTGCCTCGTTTTACACTGAATCTACATCTTGGTGATGCCAAGCCACTCTAG
- a CDS encoding hypothetical protein (COG:S; EggNog:ENOG503PA0Q) has protein sequence MMARLSFLLPLLGLLTVPAAAVLTISAALNVIEYVPLLTTSEDYYNSSAIFVNGGVAPLVRNSSIDLGANAETQALRNYANNTSLRIIWNIAEVPYRLVANRAAGISSLSDLKGKRVGTINGTSAGYFVEQLLKTVGLEYGDYQTIAGNICHEAPCGNRTFPDMLARGEIDAFGIWEPTLQLGIDALPAGQTVVFQDRKVYREIYNLHSTKEKLANKKKRKEIVVFLKNLIKAQRVFEEEPEKVYARVSGAVNVSVPLLEKVWRVHDWSGGIPEDLVDVLGEEEKYIARVDNRTASSREHVAKMVDGSVLVEALALLKKEERRGEGHGKERGRD, from the coding sequence ATGATGGCACGCCTTTCCTTTCTTCTGCCCCTTTTGGGCCTGCTCACAGTTCCTGCAGCAGCTGTTCTCACCATCTCGGCCGCTCTCAACGTAATCGAATACGTCCCTCTCCTTACCACCTCCGAAGATTACTACAACTCCTCCGCAATTTTTGTCAACGGCGGAGTCGCGCCCCTCGTCCGCAACAGCTCTATCGACCTCGGCGCCAACGCCGAAACCCAAGCCCTCCGCAATTACGCAAATAACACCTCCCTCCGGATCATCTGGAACATTGCCGAGGTCCCCTACCGCCTGGTAGCCAACCGCGCAGCCGGTATTTCCTCTCTTTCCGATCTCAAGGGGAAGCGAGTTGGCACTATCAACGGCACCTCGGCGGGTTACTTTGTCGAGCAGCTCCTCAAAACCGTCGGTCTCGAATACGGGGATTACCAAACCATCGCCGGCAACATCTGCCACGAGGCGCCCTGCGGGAACAGGACCTTCCCGGACATGCTGGCAAGAGGAGAGATTGACGCGTTTGGCATCTGGGAACCCACCCTCCAATTGGGCATCGACGCGCTCCCCGCGGGGCAGACGGTGGTCTTCCAGGACAGAAAGGTGTACCGCGAGATTTACAACTTGCACTCTACCAAAGAGAAGCTGgcgaacaagaagaaaaggaaagagattGTGGTGTTCTTGAAGAATCTGATCAAGGCGCAGagggtgtttgaggaggagccggagaAGGTCTATGCGAGGGTCTCGGGTGCGGTGAATGTGAGCGTGCcgttgttggagaaggtttGGCGGGTTCATGATTGGAGTGGGGGGATCCCGGAGGATCTGGTGGAtgtgctgggggaggaggagaagtacATTGCCAGGGTGGATAACAGGACCGCGAGCAGTAGGGAGCATGTGGCCAagatggtggatgggagtGTGCTTGTGGAGGCGTTGgcgctgttgaagaaggaggagcggCGTGGAGAGGGACATGGGAAGGAACGTGGGCGGGATTGA
- a CDS encoding hypothetical protein (COG:O; EggNog:ENOG503PW6M) — MAFHPYRRETRTGWGRGNQAGQAGRGQGNAGRGGGQNSMYLIGGDPPTKARQYYKFVRQNRGQLVEDESPTQPNPSDSSANEINAHDPDPFHWFIAPPGYVAAVQNEDLIPDEDDLMMDAPPEGPGRVNYYYDPEDRNTTPPPPYDRTVTGGETNMWTDIKNWIMNVAGTPAAHTEIPAPYAVCSACQLVEIDIKGIPKSHNPNYSVGLGTVLICGHILCARCYNVWCRDKYNTTHGFNCPMCRAKLQCDSRACKDIFYPYIIPPARHEKPPGNGWKEFLDYVPLTLGEGGVRPTQCHICRATRLVVLGRIAKRLFNENCRRTLTDPRAQYMGVPYSDGEMAWFLETTYEPTENMLKKLKTQLIQEHPGWGGPVYPTMHIVWNVNPVQDNYLVHKRKVKLAYRAMAQEDSALEDGRRIENLGELEEGERVKPPARVTRVPVALRTSDLANL; from the coding sequence ATGGCGTTTCATCCATATCGTAGGGAGACCCGTACCGGTTGGGGCCGAGGGAACCAGGCAGGCCAGGCCGGGCGTGGTCAAGGGAATGCGGGGAGAGGCGGTGGTCAAAATAGCATGTATCTCATCGGGGGAGATCCGCCGACCAAAGCACGACAATACTACAAGTTCGTCCGACAGAACCGGGGCCaattggtggaggatgagtcACCAACACAACCGAATCCAAGCGATTCATCGGCCAACGAGATCAACGCTCATGACCCAGACCCATTCCATTGGTTCATTGCGCCTCCAGGTTACGTTGCCGCTGTCCAAAACGAGGACCTGATCCCTGATGAGGACGACCTAATGATGGACGCACCGCCAGAGGGTCCTGGTCGAGTTAATTACTATTATGACCCAGAAGACCGTAACACgacgccaccgccgccatacGACAGGACGGTGACGGGAGGTGAGACAAACATGTGGACTGACATCAAAAACTGGATCATGAATGTTGCCGGAACTCCTGCCGCTCATACCGAGATTCCGGCCCCTTATGCCGTCTGCAGCGCGTGTCAACTAGTAGAAATCGACATCAAGGGAATTCCAAAGTCTCACAACCCAAACTATAGCGTGGGTCTTGGGACCGTTTTGATCTGTGGCCATATTCTCTGCGCCCGCTGCTACAACGTGTGGTGCAGGGACAAGTACAACACCACTCACGGTTTCAACTGCCCCATGTGCCGAGCAAAGCTGCAGTGCGATTCCAGGGCCTGCAAAGACATCTTCTACCCCTACATCATACCGCCGGCCCGCCATGAGAAGCCCCCAGGCAACGGCTGGAAGGAGTTTCTGGATTATGTGCCGTTGACTctgggcgagggcggcgtgAGGCCCACGCAGTGTCACATCTGTCGAGCGACTCGCCTTGTTGTGCTGGGACGCATCGCCAAACGATTATTCAACGAAAACTGCCGGAGGACTCTGACCGACCCCAGAGCCCAGTACATGGGCGTGCCATATTCCGACGGGGAGATGGCCTGGTTTCTAGAGACCACCTACGAACCCACCGAAAACatgctcaagaagctcaaaaCGCAGTTGATTCAGGAGCATCCCGGCTGGGGAGGACCGGTGTACCCCACAATGCACATCGTCTGGAATGTGAACCCAGTGCAGGACAACTATCTGGTTCACAAGCGGAAGGTCAAGCTTGCGTATCGTGCCATGGCTCAGGAGGACAGTGCTCTTGAGGATGGTAGGCGTATTGAAAATTTGGGAGagttggaggaaggggagcgTGTCAAACCACCGGCACGGGTGACACGAGTTCCTGTGGCATTAAGGACTAGTGACTTGGCAAACTTGTAG
- a CDS encoding hypothetical protein (COG:S; EggNog:ENOG503PB2W), with translation MSSAKDFLEAAIRDSQAILPVENADAVTVATPAPRPHERKLATIRRISSLERLTKRFGLATVDGWKVLILNEENFLVGELVVFCEVDSFTPHRNPYSKLFAPWGTLQTMYGEKGWRIATQQLEFRSGSEKVKVTSQGRIFKLNDIGTIVREFRALKLKAASTDHTSFEDYLRGVDFSEKLGIKKWEPESSSSAKVTASANVTTSTPVHRPSAPVATSASVKASAATIAAALVAASMAPVQAAATMLNPKPPAFMLSTKMERHQNCPNLFNKPKYHRLVYQQTVKLDGSAMSIYFVNKDSHLYHSLPLLNSRVAPFYRKTCVFENGRAGICSTNKDIIYSTESCEAFVNTAVGLGLPKLLAKLDLNIAFQGELVGHNICGNPYGYAAPNDKANGKIGDCGNGFDFFLHSIVDLHTGKKWKPKAVCEFAAQHQIRHVPLEGYVRIREIANSHDELQAMTEAAPGEGFVFKCFEDQRSFKVLSTKWILEKGDEALARGERLRDRTAPVEQPHSILRIGGTQSGEVRLPAPVTSAAAKAKQIAIANAVAPLPATSAHVLKPEEKKLASEPIPHAAPKTSDATKPVIVAPTVQARAVRAQAIQAPAVKAPAVTAPAINVTVPAEDAVKRARNDELWAELTPGMQLFEAWASGNDYQNIIDYVNAWKAKHVADQAFNEICQKKKAAQDKIADEQKQRAMLRKFAKEQQEKAPANEAWHQTLAVSNDIPTPEPSFNLDCAAEESDSEVSGVDEDPGTDVVAPESTTTVMAPSVSITMSPKRAPVKKTVTVSKETLSWLGF, from the coding sequence ATGTCTTCGGCCAAGGATTTCCTCGAGGCCGCCATCAGGGACTCTCAGGCGATCTTGCCCGTCGAGAACGCCGACGCTGTCACCGTCGCGACACCTGCGCCTCGTCCTCATGAGCGCAAGCTCGCCACCATTCGCcgcatctcctccctcgagaGGCTTACCAAGAGATTCGGCTTGGCCACAGTTGACGGCTGGAAAGTCTTGATCCTCAATGAGGAGAACTTTTTGGTCGGCGAACTCGTGGTGTTCTGCGAGGTGGACTCATTCACACCCCACCGCAACCCCTACTCGAAGCTCTTCGCTCCTTGGGGCACACTTCAGACCATGTATGGTGAGAAGGGCTGGCGTATTGCCACCCAACAGCTCGAGTTTCGCAGCGGGTCGGAAAAGGTCAAGGTCACTTCTCAGGGCCGAATTTTCAAGCTGAATGATATCGGGACCATCGTCAGAGAATTCCGCGCTCTGAAACTCAAGGCTGCCTCGACCGATCACACCAGCTTCGAGGACTACCTTCGCGGCGTTGACTTCTCTGAGAAGCTCGGCATCAAGAAGTGGGAGCCCgagtcttcttcctcggccaaGGTCACGGCTTCCGCCAATGTCACCACTTCGACTCCTGTCCACCGTCCTTCGGCTCCCGTCGCCACTTCGGCTTCCGTCAAGGCTTCGGCTGCCACCATCGCTGCGGCTCTTGTCGCTGCTTCGATGGCGCCTGTCCAGGCGGCAGCCACTATGCTGAACCCCAAGCCGCCTGCGTTCATGCTCAGCACCAAAATGGAGAGGCATCAGAACTGCCCCAACCTTTTCAATAAGCCCAAGTACCACCGCCTCGTGTACCAGCAGACGGTGAAGCTCGACGGTTCCGCCATGAGCATTTACTTCGTCAACAAGGACTCTCACCTTTACCACAGCTTGCCCTTGCTGAACTCCCGCGTCGCTCCCTTCTACCGCAAGACCTGCGTTTTCGAGAACGGTCGCGCCGGTATTTGCAGCACCAACAAAGACATCATCTACAGCACCGAGTCCTGCGAGGCTTTCGTCAACACCGCCGTTGGTCTCGGCCTTCCGAAGCTTCTCGCGAAGTTGGATCTCAACATCGCCTTCCAGGGTGAACTTGTCGGCCACAACATTTGCGGCAATCCCTACGGCTACGCCGCTCCTAACGACAAGGCCAATGGCAAGATCGGCGACTGTGGCAACGGCTTTgacttcttcctccactccATCGTCGACCTTCACACTGGCAAGAAGTGGAAACCCAAGGCCGTCTGCGAGTTTGCTGCCCAACACCAGATTCGCCACGTTCCTCTCGAGGGCTACGTGCGAATTCGCGAGATCGCCAACAGCCACGACGAGCTCCAGGCCATGACTGAAGCCGCGCCCGGCGAGGGCTTCGTTTTCAAGTGCTTCGAGGACCAACGCTCATTCAAGGTCCTGAGCACCAAGTGGATTCTTGAGAAAGGCGATGAGGCCCTCGCTCGTGGCGAGCGTCTGCGAGACCGCACTGCCCCCGTGGAGCAACCCCATTCCATTTTGCGCATCGGCGGCACCCAGTCTGGGGAGGTTAGACTCCCCGCCCCAGTaacctctgctgctgccaaggccaagcagATCGCTATTGCCAACGCCGTCGCTCCGCTTCCCGCGACTTCTGCTCACGTTCTGAAgcccgaggagaagaagctaGCTTCTGAGCCTATCCCCCACGCGGCCCCAAAGACCTCTGACGCCACGAAGCCGGTCATCGTCGCTCCAACCGTCCAGGCTCGGGCCGTCAGGGCTCAAGCCATTCAGGCTCCAGCTGTCAAGGCTCCAGCCGTCACGGCTCCGGCCATCAACGTTACCGTTCCCGCCGAAGACGCCGTCAAGCGGGCAAGGAACGACGAGCTCTGGGCCGAGCTCACTCCCGGCATGCAGTTATTCGAGGCCTGGGCCTCTGGCAACGACTACCAGAACATCATCGACTACGTCAACGCCTGGAAGGCAAAGCACGTGGCCGACCAGGCTTTCAACGAGATCtgccagaagaagaaggctgcccaGGATAAGATCGCCGACGAGCAAAAGCAGCGTGCCATGCTGCGCAAGTTCGCGAAGGAGCAGCAAGAGAAGGCTCCAGCCAACGAGGCCTGGCACCAGACTTTGGCCGTCAGCAACGACATCCCGACGCCTGAGCCTTCTTTCAATCTCGACTGTGCCGCTGAGGAGTCCGACAGCGAGGTTTCCGGCGTTGATGAGGACCCCGGGACGGATGTCGTTGCCCCCGAGTCGACCACCACCGTCATGGCTCCCAGCGTGAGCATCACCATGTCGCCCAAGCGCGCCCCAGTCAAGAAGACGGTCACTGTCTCCAAGGAGACCCTCAGCTGGCTCGGCTTCTAA
- a CDS encoding hypothetical protein (EggNog:ENOG503PE2N) codes for MCFQSTDIARCRHQERLKVMTAAGQENKGMPDHHRPSGADVINTLRSFGLLPYLLKENQEAQFCHVYEGRRHYDLVDDSIGACVTVLRRWVASCREDHPECKFSVVDKMEETPRRLLDLSDPLQSPENRWSKLPRRVRVIESKDEMLAYVAISYRWPHASKYWPRLTFKNYTALTTAGLQTDVLPRLIRDAFTIALLAGIRYVWIDCLCIHQGKDDEWVIESAKMASIYGRAAFTVEFVDQTSLVDAAEASRGMFLKTEHGDHDINGDFSPPYNPLSPESVYQWLETSGNFPSRPNGELDTRGWAFQERLLSRRIVSITKEGIFWDCLRLSACDWRPLGFLGDFSPRFRDSDERKIKGALLNGRAHAQEEHGLSATVRKKYYLLWRRLLQSYTCRAFTNPPDRLMAIQGVLHRLRFLLQEEDHHFGVWEGDVLRSLIWSVETEGENARVLLSEPFVKVPSWLWASVDAPVQYGLWHPFWRYRDRDIEVVAPPHTVVENVSVKASSPRQLSGCSGEVILRGPLATLETTKVRRLPGCKLMFDPRPEAWYSNQVSPDFIRDTSRLTRYYEVDCLQDLVIMKILEGGYSEDQMAQYCLILQPCLPPKPLSRQNGVKPHLGSLPSSPSYHRRLGLLVVDKTLDNFCADDPDICKDDGCLLEKKQKRDGRLVSRRCLGRITTIAIV; via the exons atgtGTTTTCAGTCAACTGACATAGCTCGATGCCGACATCAAGAGCGCCTCAAGGTAATGACAGCTGCTGGCCAGGAGAATAAAGGGATGCCTGACCATCATCGTCCTTCAGGGGCTGATGTGATCAACACACTGCGGTCGTTTGGGCTGCTACCCTATCTTCTAAAGGAGAACCAAGAAG CCCAGTTCTGCCATGTATACGAGGGGCGACGACATTACGACCTCGTTGATGATAGCATTGGTGCCTGTGTGACAGTGCTACGGCGCTGGGTCGCTTCTTGCAGAGAGGACCACCCCGAGTGCAAGTTTTCTGTTGTCGACAAAATGGAGGAAACTCCACGAAGGCTGCTTGATCTCAGTGACCCCCTGCAGTCTCCTGAAAACAGATGGTCGAAGCTGCCTAGAAGAGTGCGAGTGATAGAATCAAAGGACGAAATGTTGGCCTACGTTGCTATCAGCTATCGATGGCCTCATGCTTCCAAATACTGGCCACGCTTGACGTTCAAAAACTACACGGCACTTACTACAGCAGGTCTCCAAACAGACGTTCTACCGAGACTCATTCGAGATGCCTTCACCATCGCGTTGCTTGCCGGGATCAGATATGTCTGGATTGACTGCTTG TGCATACACCAAGGGAAGGACGATGAATGGGTCATTGAATCCGCAAAAATGGCCTCGATTTACGGCCGAGCAGCTTTTACAGTTGAGTTCGTCGACCAAACCAGTCTCGTTGACGCCGCTGAAGCGTCCCGCGGTATGTTTCTCAAGACCGAGCACGGGGATCATGATATCAACGGGGACTTCAGCCCACCATACAACCCTCTCAGCCCCGAGTCTGTTTACCAGTGGCTGGAAACCAGCGGTAACTTTCCAAGCCGTCCCAATGGAGAACTTGATACCAGAGGCTGGGCGTTCCAGGAGAGGCTTCTTTCTCGTCGCATTGTCAGCATAACAAAAGAAGGAATATTTTGGGACTGTCTTCGGCTGAGCGCTTGTGACTGGCGTCCGCTAGGGTTTCTGGGCGACTTTTCACCCAGGTTTCGAGATAGCGACGAGCGAAAGATCAAGGGGGCCTTGTTGAATGGCAGGGCCCAcgctcaagaagaacatgGTCTCTCGGCCACAGTTCGTAAGAAATACTACCTTTTATGGAGGCGACTCTTACAGAGCTACACCTGCCGAGCTTTCACCAACCCTCCAGATCGCCTGATGGCAATTCAAGGAGTCCTTCATCGGTTACgatttcttcttcaagaggAGGACCATCACTTTGGGGTATGGGAAGGGGACGTCTTGAGATCTCTGATCTGGTCTGTCGAGACAGAGGGCGAAAACGCGCGCGTCCTGCTTTCCGAACCATTTGTGAAGGTTCCGTCATGGTTGTGGGCGTCAGTGGACGCTCCGGTCCAGTACGGACTGTGGCACCCCTTTTGGCGGTACCGAGATCGCGATATCGAGGTCGTGGCACCACCGCACACGGTCGTCGAGAATGTTTCGGTCAAGGCATCTTCACCAAGGCAATTGTCAGGCTGCTCTGGTGAGGTTATTCTTAGGGGTCCTTTGGCCACATTGGAAACGACAAAAGTCAGGAGGTTACCTGGGTGTAAGCTCATGTTTGACCCCAGGCCCGAGGCTTGGTATTCAAATCAGGTCTCGCCTGACTTCATTCGAGATACCAGCAGGTTGACAAGGTACTATGAGGTCGACTGTTTGCAGGATCTGGTCATTATGAAGATCCTGGAGGGCGGCTACTCGGAGGATCAAATGGCACAGTACTGCCTCATTCTACAGCCATGTCTTCCTCCGAAGCCCCTTTCCCGACAAAACGGCGTCAAGCCCCACCTTGGATCGCTTCCCTCGTCACCCAGCTATCATCGAAGACTTGGACtcttggtggtggacaaAACACTGGACAACTTTTGTGCCGACGATCCTGATATCTGCAAAGACGATGGATGTTTGTtagagaagaagcaaaagagagATGGCCGGCTCGTCTCTCGGAGATGTTTGGGACGGATAACAACCATCGCTATTGTGTAG
- a CDS encoding hypothetical protein (COG:T; EggNog:ENOG503P2CN): protein MTVNDSHVESAPSSNPRDGHSFTTTAPAHQKLHLSPPSEDMVRRVPSRNEMNIHHITEDLSSAPSTTFTYFTPDTDECYIGSLPLPSSSLTPSLILESSSHLERIPDGLIYPLMPGKPLMALIIAPDSPPEDSETGAYFIRRPNLLNFDTKDKDRAEQQQAMLLREAVILQQLAQHGHPNMIRYHGTRTRRGRITGLVFDKHPYTLLEYLAEVKEKGKGNEIEVESFVRGLESVVSRLHQLGLAHNSIRAENIVVGRGEGGEGVRAVLVEFSKCLPFGKKFRTSYDGELKVSSKENDRRAVKDFRSWLEGVVDPTLITPTQDDQPASS from the coding sequence ATGACTGTCAACGACTCCCATGTTGAATCTGCCCCTAGCAGCAATCCTCGGGATGGCCattccttcaccaccaccgcccctgCTCATCAAAAGCTTCACCTCAGTCCCCCGAGCGAGGACATGGTTCGCCGTGTGCCCTCCCGCAATGAGATGAAcatccaccacatcaccgaagacctctcctccgccccctccaccaccttcacaTACTTCACCCCTGACACGGATGAATGCTACATCGGCAgtctccccctcccgtcctCGTCACTCACACCGTCCTTAATTCTCGAGTCATCCTCCCATCTGGAGCGGATCCCCGACGGTCTCATCTATCCCCTCATGCCAGGGAAGCCTCTCATGGCGCTGATTATCGCGCCTGACTCACCCCCGGAGGACTCAGAGACAGGAGCGTACTTCATCCGCCGGCCCAATCTTTTGAATTTTGACACCAAAGACAAGGACAGggcagagcagcagcaggccaTGCTCCTCAGGGAGGCTGTTATTCTCCAGCAGTTGGCGCAGCATGGCCATCCAAACATGATTCGCTATCACGGCACAAGAaccaggagagggaggatcACGGGATTGGTGTTTGACAAGCATCCATACACCCTGTTGGAGTACCTGGccgaggtgaaggagaagggcaaAGGAAATGAGATCGAGGTCGAGTCGTTcgtgagggggttggaaagTGTGGTGAGCAGGCTGCACCAGCTGGGTCTGGCGCACAACAGTATTCGGGCTGAGAACATTGTTGTGGGGAGAggcgagggtggcgagggggtgagggcggtgctggtggaatTTAGCAAGTGTTTGCCTTTTGGCAAGAAGTTCAGGACATCGTATGATGGGGAGCTCAAGGTTTCGTCAAAAGAGAACGATCGCCGGGCAGTCAAGGACTTCAGGTCGTGGctggaaggggtggttgacCCCACGCTGATCACCCCTACACAGGACGACCAGCCTGCCAGTAGTTGA